The DNA window TTCTCCTCAAATGGTGGCTTGCTACGACTTTTGGCTGTTGCGGATAGCTGGGCGCCTAGGATAAGGCCCGATGGGGACCCTGTCCAGCCTGTGAGTCCCCTGCCGCCGCAATCAATACCTGTGCGGGCTCCACTCCTTGCCCCTGAGCGACTCCTTGCCCCTGTGCATCTCAGAGCCCCAGCAATAGTTGGCGCCATGTTGCTGCTGTCTCACCTTACAGTGATTCAGTGTCAGTCTGACACAGGGGCTGAAATAATAATATACCGATTGGTAAAAAATACTTTGACTCCTGTGGCCGGATCTATATATTACCGATCGGTACAGATAATTTGTACCATTTGGTAGCAAATTTTTCTTCACCGGTTTGGAACCGGTGCACATGCAGAGAGGGGCATGCTATGAGCCATAAACTTCAACTTCGTTTTGCCGGGGTGGCACTGGCTGCCCTGTGGCTGCTCGCGGGATGCGGCCAGTCCCAGGCCGAGGGTGCTCAGGCACCCGTTGCGCCCTCTGTGGATGTGGCCCAGGTGCTGGAAGAGAGCATCACAGAATGGGACGAATTTACCGGACGTTTGCAGGCGCCTGAGCAGGTACTGCTGATCCCCAGGGTGTCGGGTTATCTGCAGGGAGTGCGTTTCCGTGAAGGTGCCCTGGTCAAGCAGGGTGAAGTGCTGTTCCAGATAGAGTCAGCGCCCTTTGAGGCCGAAGTTGCCAGGCTCAAGGCCGAACTGGCCAGTGCCGAAAGTGCCGAGGTGCTGGCCCGCAATGACTATGCCCGTGCCGAACAACTGTTTGCCAGCAAGGCGGTGTCAGCCGAATTGCTGGACGGGCGTCTGGCCCAGAAACGCCAGGCGGCAGCCAATGTGGCCTCGGTAAAAGCGGCGTTGGTGAGGGCGGAGTTGGACTTGTCCTACACCCAGGTGAAAGCGCCCATCAGCGGCCGGGTGTCCATCGCCAACGTGACAGCCGGCAACTATGTGTCCGCAGGTCAAACCGAGCTGACCCGACTGGTGTCCACCGACAACATGTATGCCTACTTCGACGTGGATGAACAGACCTACCTCAAGTACGCCGCCCTGTCCCGGGCCCGCCAGCTGCAGGATCCCCGCGCCGGAGGCAACCCGGTATTCATGTCGCTGGTGAACGAGACGGGCTTTGGCCACCAGGGCCAGATTGATTTCGTCGACAACAGCCTCAATGCCCAGACCGGCACCATTCGTGTCCGGGCCAGTTTCGACAACAGTGACGGTGCTTTGCTGCCGGGCCTGTTTGCCAAGGTGCGCCTGGCGGGCAGCAAGCGCTACCAGGGCATTTTGGTGGACGACAAGGCCATTGGCACTGACTTGGGCAGCAAGTATGTACTGCTGCTGGATGAGAACAACAGTCTGGTTTACCGCCAGGTGCAGCTGGGTGAGAAGGTGGCCGGGCTGCGCATTATCCGCAGTGGCCTGACTGCCGGCGATCGCATAGTGGTCAACGGCCTGCAAAGGGTCAGACCGACCATGCAGGTACAGCCAAACATGGTTGAGATGGCCGCCGAAGAGATTATTGAAAACCTGCGCCGCCAACAGGCGGGGCTGTTTGCCGACAGCCCTGAGCTCGCGAAAAGTTCTGGGCTCGCGAAAAGTTCTGAGCTGGCTAACAGCCCTGAGCTGGCGAAAAGCCTTGAGCAAGTAAACAACCCTGAGCTGGCCGGCAGCCTTGAGCCAGCGGTTAATCGCAAAACAGCCCTGAGCCCAACAGCCTTGAACAAGTAAACCGGTCGCTGAGGAAAGAAGTTATGTTGTCACAGTTTTTTATCAGGCGACCCATATTCGCCGCAGTGCTGTCGCTGCTGTTTTTCATCACCGGGGCCATTGCCGTCTGGCAACTGCCCATCACAGAATATCCCGAGGTGGTGCCGCCGACCGTGGTGGTCACCGCCAGCTACCCCGGTGCCAATCCCAAGGTGATCGCCGAAACCGTGGCCTCGCCACTGGAGCAGGAAGTCAACGGGGTGGAGAACATGCTGTACATGTCCTCCCAGGCCACCGCCGATGGCCGCATGACCCTGACCATCACCTTTGCCATTGGCACGGATGTGGACCGGGCCCAGGCCCAGGTGCAGAGCCGGGTCGACCGGGCCAAGCCCCGTTTGCCCCAGGAAGTGCAACGCCTGGGGGTGGTGACCGAGAAATCGTCACCGGACCTGACCATGGTGGTGCACCTGACCTCACCGGACAAGCGCTATGACATGCTGTACCTGTCCAACTACGCCGCGCTCAACGTCAAGGACGAGCTGGCGAGGATCAAGGGCGTAGGGTCGGTGCAATTGTTCGGTGCCGGTGAATACAGCCTGCGTATTTGGCTCGATCCCAACAAGGTCCAGGCCCTGGGGCTGTCGGCCGGTGATGTGGTGGCCGCGGTGCGGGAGCAAAACCAGCAGGCCGCCGCCGGCAGCCTGGGGGCCCAGCCCAGCGGCAGCGCCGACTTCCAGTTGCTGATCAACGTCAAGGGCCGCCTCAGCGAGCTGAGCGAATTTGAAGACATCATTATCCGCGTCGGTCAGGATGGTGAGATAGTGCGCCTCAAAGACGTGGCCCGGGTAGAGCTGGGGGCCTCCAGCTACGCCCTGCGTTCACTGCTGGACAATCAGGATGCCGTGGCGATTCCGATTTTCCAGGCATCCGGCTCCAATGCCATTCAGATCTCCGACGATGTCCGCGCCCGTATGGCCGAACTGTCCCTGGGTTTTCCCGAGGGACTCAATTATGAAATTGTCTACGATCCGACCGTGTTTGTGCGTGATTCCATCAAGGCCGTGGTCAAAACCCTGCTGGAAGCCATCTTGCTGGTGGTGCTGGTGGTGGTGCTGTTCCTGCAGACCTGGCGCGCGTCCATCATTCCCCTGGTGGCCGTGCCCGTATCCCTGGTGGGTACCTTTGCGGTGATGCACCTGATGGGCTTTTCACTCAATGCCCTGTCGCTGTTTGGCTTGGTGCTGGCCATAGGCATTGTGGTGGATGATGCCATTGTGGTGGTGGAAAACGTCGAGCGCAACATAGCCAACGGTCTCTCGCCCATGGCGGCCACCGAGCGTGCCATGCGCGAGGTGACGGGCCCCATTGTGGCCACCACCCTGGTGTTGGCGGCGGTGTTTATTCCCACCGCCTTTATGAGTGGCCTGACGGGGCAGTTCTACAAACAGTTTGCCCTGACCATCACCATCTCCACCTTTATCTCGGCCATCAACTCCCTGACCCTGAGCCCGGCGCTGTCGGCGCTGTTGCTCAAGGGTCATGATGCGCCCAAGGATGCCCTGACCCGCTTGATGGACAGGCTGTTCGGTACCTGGCTGTTTGCCCCCTTCAATCGCCTGTTCAACAGGGCCTCCGCGGGCTACGGTTTTGTGGTGCGCAAGGTGATTCGTTTCGGCGCCATAGTGGGCCTGCTGTATCTGGCTCTGGTGGCCGCCACCGGGGTGCTGTTTGTCAAAACCCCCACCGGCTATGTGCCGGGGCAGGACAAGCAATATCTGGTGGCCTTTGCCCAGTTGCCGGATGCGGCCTCGCTGGCCCGCACCGATGAGGTGATCAAACGCATGTCGGCCATAGCCCTGGACTATCCCGGTGTGGCCCATTCTGTAGCCTTCCCCGGTCTGTCCATCAACGGCTTCACCAACAGCACCAACGCCGGTGTGGTGTTTGTGGCCCTGGATGATTTCGACAAGCGCCAGGGACCTGAGCAGTCCGCCGGTGCCATCGCCATGGCGCTGAACCAGCAGTTTGCCGCCATTCAGGATGCCTATATCGCCATCTTCCCGCCACCACCTGTGCAGGGACTCGGCACCATAGGCGGTTTCAGGCTGCAAATTCAGGACAGAGCCAACCTGGGCTATGAGGCCCTGTATCAGGTGGCGATGCAGGTGATGTACAAGGCCTGGTCTACCCCAGAGCTGGCCGGGGTGTTCTCCAGCTATCAGGTGAACGTGCCGCAGCTGGAGCTGGAAGTGGACAGGACCAAGGCCAAACAACAGGCCGTATCGCTGGATCAGGTATTCCAGACGCTGCAGACCTATATGGGCTCGACCTATGTGAATGACTTCAACCGCTTTGGTCGCACCTATCAGGTGAACATGCAGGCCGATGAGGCCTTCCGCCAGAGCCCTGAGCAAATCCGCCAGCTGAAGTTGCCCAATGCCCATGGCGACATGGTACCGCTCGGCTCCTTTATCAAGGTGAGCCAGAGTGCGGGACCGGATCGGGTGATGCACTACAACGGCTTTGTCACCGCCGAGATCAACGGTGGTCCGGCGCCGGGATACAGCTCAGGTGAGGCCCAGGCCGCCATAGATAAAATCCTGGCCGAGACCCTGCCACCCGGCATGACCTATGAGTGGACCGAGCTGACCTACCAGCAGATCCTGGCCGGTAACGCGGGCCTGCTGATCTACCCCCTGGTGATCCTGCTGGTGTTCATGGTGCTCGCGGCCCAGTACGAAAGCCTGAGTCTGCCACTGGCCATCATACTCATCATACCTATGACCTTGCTGTCGGCGCTGAGTGGGGTGCTGCTGTGGGGCAGTGACAACAACATCTTCACCCAGATAGGCCTGATAGTGCTGGTGGGGCTGGCAACCAAGAATGCCATCCTGATAGTGGAGTTCGCCAAGGAGAAGCAGGATCACGGCATGGCGCCCATGGAGGCCATTCTCGAGGCGGCGCGGCTGCGACTCAGGCCCATACTGATGACCTCCATCGCCTTCATCATGGGTGTGGTTCCCATGGTGTACTCCAGCGGTGCCGGCGCCGAGATGCGCCAGGCCATGGGCGTGGCGGTATTCGCCGGCATGATAGGTGTGACCCTGTTTGGTCTGCTGCTGACGCCACTGTTCTACTACGGTCTCAACCGTCGTAAGGCCAGACAGGCCGCCCTGGTCGCAGTGGAGGCCGAGGCCGCGTAACCCATTGCGGGGCCGCCATTTATGCCGTTGGCGGCGGCCCCGAATCCTTTCCCGATGCAACCCACTGGCAGTGTTTGGCCTGGCCTTCACTGCCTTTTTTATTTATCAGCCTGAAGCGGGCCAGGGACTTTTTCACAAGTCCAAGGGGCAAGCTATAGTTAGTTGGACAGGTCTGGATTGTCGGGAGACAGCGGGACCGGTTAGTGATTGTGGAGGTGTGTATGCACTACGGAAGCTGTCATTCTCCATCCGCTATTGCGGTTCAGTTCTGGCTTGGCCTTGCCCTGATGCTGGGTTCCATGGCTGCCCTGGCCGAGGCCCGCCAGGACACTCCCGCCATGTTGCGCCTGAGTGTCGGCCAGACTGGGATAGACACCGCCGAGGGCAGGGAGCCCTGGCACATAGGCCTGGATTATCGCTGGCAGCCCATGGGCAGTTGGGAGCTGGTGCCGTCGATTGGGGTGTTGTGGATCAACGGTGGAGCCCATTATGTTTATGCCGAGCTTAAGCGTGACTTCCTGTTCGATAACGGCTGGGTGCTGACCCCGAGCTTTGCCGCCGGCGCCTTTGATGACAGCGAGGAGCTGCAACTTGGCAATGAGCTGGAGTTTCGCTCGGGCCTGGAGCTGGGCTATCGCTTTGACAACCACTACCGCCTGGGGCTGGGGGTATTTCACACCTCCAACGGCGGGATCAGCGACAAAAATCCCGGTACCGAATCTGTGCTTTTGTCTTTGAGTATGCCCATGTAAGGCGGTTTGCGGGAAAAGTGCCAATAAAAAAGGGATGAGCCAGGCTCATCCCTTTTGTGTTCCCAATGTGCACAGATCAGAGTCTGTCCAGCACCGCCTGGGTGAAGTCTGTGGTGCCATGGGTGCCACCGAGATCGCGGGTGGTGCGGTCACCTTCGGCAATTACGGCAGAAACCGCGTTGCGGATGGCGGCGGCCTTGTCGGCCATACCCAGGTATTCCAGCATCTGGATGGAGGCCAAGATCACAGAGGTGGGGTTGGCCAGGTTTTTACCGGCAATGTCCGGGGCGCTGCCGTGTACCGCTTCGAAAATTGCGGCATCGCGGCCTATGTTGGCACCGGGTGCCATACCCAGACCACCCACCAGACCGGCACACAGATCCGACAAAATGTCACCGAACAGGTTGGTGGTGACTATCACGTCGAAGTTTTCCGGATTCATCACCAGCTTCATGCAGGTGGCGTCCACTATCATTTCTTCGGTGATGATGTCGGGATAACGCTGGCTCACTTCACGGGCCACCTTCAGGAACAGGCCTGAAGTGGATTTCATGATGTTGGCCTTGTGTACTATGGTCACCTTCTTGCGACCTTCTTTACGGGCCAGCTCGTAGGCGAAAGTGGTGATCTGCTCGGCGCCCTGACGGGTGATGACGCTGGTGGCTTCGGCTGTGCTGCCGTCTTCGGACACCTTCTGGCCGTAACCAGAGTACATGCCCTCAGTGTTCTCACGCACTGTGATGATGTCGATATTGTCGTATCTTGCCTGGGTGCCTTTGAAAGACAGTACAGGGCGCACGTTGGCATATAGGCCAAACTTCTTGCGCAGCGTCACGTTGATGGAGGTAAAACCTTCACCCACCGGCGTGGTCAGGGGTCCTTTAAGTGTGATACGGTTCTTTTCAATAAGATCCAAAGTACGCTGTGGCAGCAGTTCACCGTGCTTTTCCAGTGCCGTCAGGCCCGCATCGGCAAATTCGTATTCGAAATCGCAGCCTGCCTTGTCGAGGATCTTGAGGGCAGAATCTATGATGCTGGGACCGATCCCATCGCCAGGGATCACGGTAATCGTTCTTTTTGACATGGAGAATCCTTCCACGGTTGGTGGTTACTGCTATTGACCTGCCTTGGAAACCAAGGTAGGACAGGATATTTCGCGATATTTATCTGTAGTATTTTAACCACTTTAAATCACTTTTCACAGGGAAAGGTGAGCAAACACTCGGTTTTTTATCTTGGCCAAAATGCGTAAAATCAGGCTAAGAGCTTGATTTAAGGCCAAAGGCTTAAAAAGTCGACTTTAGTCTAATAACAACGAAAAAGAGAATGATTTTGAAGACACTTCCCCTCGTTCGGGCCCTGGCCCTGTGTTTGGGTACAGGTTTTTGGGGCCAGTCGCTGGCGACGCCCCAGACACTGTCCCTGCAGGACATTATGGCCTTTGAAACCGCCAAAACACCTGTGCTGGCCGACAATGGCAACAGTTTTGCTGTGGAGCTGGAGCCGGATCGCGGTGACAGCCGTACCCTGGTGCAAACCCTGGATAAAAACGCCAGTTACAGCATAGCAGGTGCCTCGGCACCCATACTCAGTGCCGATGGCCGATTTGCCGCCATGAAGCTGGCGCCGTCGCTGCTGGCCATGGAAAGCAGTGACGCCAAGGCCAAAAAAGCCCTCAAGGCCGGCATGGTGCTGTTGGACCTGACCACGGGGGCCGAGCAGCGTTTCGAACGGGTCAAGAGTTTTGCCTTCTCGGAGCAGGGCGATCTGCTGGCCATCTGGTTTGAGGTCGAGGAAGAGAAAAAAGCTGAGGATAAAAAGGTTGAGGAGCCCAAACAGGAGCCGCAATCCCCGACCGAGCCGGAAAAGAGCAAGGCAGCCAATTCCAACAAGACATCAAAGCCCAACAAGGCCGATGCCGGCTCCGAGCTGACCCTGATTGCGCTCGGCAGTGGTAAGCAACTCAGTTTCTCTGATGTCACGGGTTACAGCTTTGCCCGGGAGACAATGGCGGTGGCCCTGGTCCGTAACCAGAGTGGCGATACGCCGCTGCACCAGCTGTTATTGCTGAGTGGCAACACGCTTTCGTCCCGCACCCTGCTGGACTCAAAGGATCAGCATCTGGGGGCGCTGGCCCTGAGTCCCGACGGCAAGGCGGTTGCCCTGACCCTGGGGGATGCCGCAGTCGATACCGACGAGCGGGAGTACCAGTTGCTGCTTATCGATGACAGCGGCAAACGCAAGCTGGCCGCCAGGGACAAAGACTGGACCCTGAACCGCTACGGCTCGGTGCAATTTTCCCGGGATGGCAAACGGGTGTTTGTCGGCCGGGTGCCAGAGGTCAGCAAGCCCATCAGTCGCAAACAATTCAAGACAGAGGCAGATCTGCGCGACGAGGCCATACTGCAAGACAATCGCGGTCTTAAGGTGTGGCACAGTAAGGATCCCTTGATAAAGCCAAACGAAATCAAGGAATACAGTAAGGAAGTTGAGCGCACCTATCTGGCTGTGTGGCATCTGGGCAAGGACGCGGGCAATAAGCTGGTGCAGCTGGCCGACAGTCAGGTGCCGGATGTGACAGTGACCGAGCAGCGCCGTTTCCTGCTGGGTTCAAGCAACAAGCCCTACCAACTGATGAGCACCTGGGCCGGGGCCTTCCGGGACTATTACCTGGTGGACCTCGACACAGGACGCAAGCAGTTGCTGGTGGCGCAACTGGAGTCCGACAACGAACCCACCCTGTCCGGCGATGGCCGCTTTCTGGCCTATTTCCAGCAAGGACAGGTGTATCTCTATGATATTGCTGCCGGGCGTCGCTTCAATTTAAGCGGCAAGCTCAAGGTCAGCTTTGCCGATGAAGATCACGACTATCCCTCCAGTGCCCCCGGCTATGGTTTTGGCCCCTGGTTGGAGGACGGTGCCGGGATCCTGGTGTATGACAAGTACGATATCTGGCAATTCGACAGCCGCAGCCACGAGGGCTTTATGCTGACCGGTGGTGAAGGTCGCAGGCTGCAGCTGCAACTGCGGGTGGCGGGTCTGGTGGAAGACCCTCTGCAACCTTCGACCATTAAGCCGGGAGAGACCCTGCTGCTGCACGGTTACGGCTGGGCCTCCAAGGCAGACAGCTTCTGGCAGGCCAGGGTCGGCAGCGCCGGTATCAAGCCGCTGTTGCAAGAAGAGCAGAAACTCACAGTGCTGGCCCGTGCCAAGCACAGTGAACAAATCTTGTTCAGCAAGGAGCGCTACGATCGCTATCCGGATATCCATAGCGCCAAGCTGGCGCAAGTGGCTCAAGCGGTGCAGCAAACGGATCTCGATGCCCAGCGGCGCCAATTTGGCTGGGGCCAATCCGAGCTGGTGCATTGGACCAACACAGATGGCAAACTGCTGGACGGCGTGCTCATCAAGCCTGTGGGTTATCAGGAGGGTAAACGCTATCCCGTGCTGGTGTACTTCTACCGCTTTATGAGCGATCGCCTGCATGCTTTCCCGCAAATGCAGGTGAACCACAGGCCCAATTTTGCCTGGTACGCCGCCAACGGCTACGCCATCTTCCTGCCGGATATCCGCTTTGAGATAGGTTACCCGGGCAACAGTTCGGTGCAGGCCCTGACCTCCGGGGTGCAAAAGCTGATTGAAATGGGCGTTGCCGATCCCAAGGCCGTGGGTCTGCAGGGCCATTCCTGGGGCGGTTATCAGACGGCCTTTGCCGTGACCCAAACCAATCTGTTTGCCGCCGCGGTCACCGGTGCCCCGGTGGCCAACATGACCAGTGCCTACAGTGGTATCCGCCTCGGCACAGGATTGGCACGCCAGTTCCAGTATGAAACCGGTCAGAGCCGCATCGGCGAGAGCTTGATGAGTGCGCCGCAGAAGTACATTGAAAACTCACCGGTATTTTATGTGGATCGCATTAAAACGCCGATGATGATCATGTTCGGTGACAGGGATGACGCCGTGCCTTGGGAGCAGGGCATTGAGCTGTACCTGGCCATGCGCCGGGCGGGTAAAGAGGTGGTGTTTTTGCAATATGAGGATGAACCGCACCATCTGAAAAAGTACCCCAACAAGCTCGATTACAGCCTGAAAATGATGGCTTTCTTCGATCACTTCCTCAAAGGGGCACCCGCCCCGGAGTGGCTGGAGAAAGGCGAGCCCTACCGGGAGTTTAAGGACGCCGAATAATGCAAAAAGCCACCTCAGGGTGGCTTTTTTGTGGCTTGCGTTTGGCGGTTTTACATTGCCCTGAATTCTGGACTCTTATCACAACACCTTGGCAATGGGGGCAGCCTGGAACAGCTGGTAGCTGTCATCGCCCCAGGCGATCAGCTTATTGTCCTTGAACAGCAGTGGGGTGCACTCATCCTTGGTGGTCTCGCCGTCGGATTTTTCATGGTGGGTGCGGTAAAAAAGCACCTGCAGCTGGGCGCCCTCGGTATTCTTGGCTTCGGAAAAATTGGCCTTGCCCATGATCTGACGCACTTCGTCTATATCCAGGCCCAGATTCAGCTCGGTCAACTGCCGCTGGTTATAGGCCTGTCTGTCTTCCCAATCCATTTCATCGGGGGTGGGCTTGTAGCCCAGGGCGGCCACGCCGACAAAGACCAGGTAGGCCGCGAAAACGCCGCCTATGACAACGGGGGCAGAGGGTTTCATCTGTGGTGCATTCCTTGTGACTTAACAGGATCCGTGGAAGCGCAGGCAGTGGATCCTTCGCCGCGCTCCAATATTGGCGCTAAAGATAACCGAGCAGGGGATAATGGTAAATACAATGTCGCATTTGTTAACAATTTTGACTGATTTTCTGCTGTTCATTATCCAAGACGCAACTGCGCCAGCGACAGGTTGAGCGGCATATCCGTCTGCAGTTTGGCCAGCTTGTAACTGAGGCGGGCCATGTCCCGACCTTCCTCAAGCTTTTTGGCTTGCTTGGCACCCAGGGTATTGAGCGACTGATACAGGTTGGCCAGGCTGCGGTAGGTCTTGAGTAATTCTGCCGCTGACTTGGGGCCTATGCCGGCTATCCCGGGGATCTTGTTGCCGCTGTCACCGGCCAGGGCGATAAAATCGAGCAATTGACTGCGCTGTACTCCCAGCTTCTGTTCCAGGGCGGCCATGTCGAGAAATTGCTGGGCAAAGTGATCCCACTGGCGGATGTTGGGATGGGTCAGCTGGGCCAGCCCCTTGTCGGTGGACACTATGATGGCCTCGCCGCCGCGACCGACAAGTTTGGTGGCCAGGGTGGCAATCACATCATCGGCTTCACTGTCGGCATTAACCGACACCAGGCCCTGGGCCAGCAGCGCCTGTTTGATGGCCGGTAAGCCGGCTGCCAGGGCTTCCGGCATGGGTTTGCGACCTTTTTTATAGTCGGGATACAGGCGTTTGCGCCAGGACTCCTGATCGCCGTCCCAGACCAGGGCACAGTGGCTTGGTGCGTGAAAGGCGATCAATTTGCGACAGGCCCCGAGCAGTCGATTCTCCAGGGCTGCCATATCGGCCTCATCCGGTTGCGCCGCATGAATGCGGCGGGTGAGATTGAGGCCATCTATTATCAGCAGTTTGTTCATTTAATAATGCGGTAGCAGGGGTGATATTCTGTGCCCGGCAGCTTCATGCGCTGCTGTTTGATAAAGGCCGCCAGCAGTTGATCCATCAGGTCCATCAGCTTGCGGTCGCCCTTAAGTTCAAAGGGACCGCTGCGCTTGATGAGCTTCATGGTTTCGGCCTTGACGTTGCCGGCCACTATACCGGAAAAGGCCCGCCGCAGCTGAGCCGCCAGATCCGCCTTGTTGCTCTGGAAGAACAGGTGCAGATTGGCCATGGCATCGTGATCCGGATAGAAGGGCAGCTGGAACTCGGGTTCAATTTTCAATGACCATTGGTAGGGATAGGCATCGCCATTGGCCTTGCGGAAGGCTTTAACCTCTTCCATGCCCTGTTTCATTATCCTGGCCACCTGAACCGGGTCGTCCACCACTATGCGATACTTGCTCTGGGCCTCATCGCCCAGGGTGGCGCCGATAAATTCATCAATCTTGGTGAAGTACTCGGCACTCTCTTTCGGGCCGGTCAGCACCAGAGGGAAGGGGATCTGCTCGTTGGCCTTGTTGAGCAGAATACCAAGCAGGTACAGGAGTTCTTCGGCGGTGCCGGCACCACCGGGGAAGATCACTATGCCATGGCCCAGGCGCACGAAGGCTTCGAGGCGCTTTTCTATGTCCGGAAGGATTACCAGCTCGTTGACTATCTGGTTTGGCGGCTCGGCAGCTATGATGCTGGGTTCGGTCAGGCCTATGTAGCGGGCATTGCAGACCCGCTGTTTGGCGTGGCCTATGGCGGCGCCCTTCATGGGCCCCTCCATGGCGCCTGGACCACAACCGGTACAGATATCCAGCCCCCTGAGCCCCAGCTGATAACCCACCTCGCGGGTGTACTGGTACTCTATGGGATTGATGCTGTGACCGCCCCAGCACACCACCACATTGGGATCGTTCTTGGTGGGCAGGGCCCTGGCGTTGCGCAGTATGTCGAACACCACGTTGGTGATGTGGCTGGCGTTGGTCAGGTTGATGTGCTTGAGGTTGTCGTACTTGTCGCTGATATAGAGAATGTCCCGCAGCACGGCAAACAGGTGCTCCTGAATACCGGCGATGATCTGGCCATCGACGAATGCCTGCTCGGGGGGATTCACCAGTTCGAGTTTGATGCCGCGTTCCCGCTGCAAAATATTGATTTCAAAGTCTTTGTATTGGTCAAACAGCTCTGCAGAGCTGTCGCTTTCCAAACCTGAGGCCAGCACGGCCAGGGAACAATTGCGGTAGAGTTGGTAGAGTTCGCTTTTAGCGCTTTGTTTGAGACGATCCACTTCCAGCTGTGAAAGCTGATCCATGCTGCCCCTTGGGCTTACTTTTACAATCATGACAACTCCTTGGCAGGACAGGAGTCGCATGGTGGGCCTGGGGCCCACCGGGAGGCTCAGATGTCGATAATGACTCTGTCTCTGCTCTGATGCTTGGCTTTATAGAGGGCTGCGTCGGCTCGCTCGAAGGTCTCCTGAATGAGCTCATTTTCCATAATTTGCGCAGCGCCTATAGATACTGTAACTGTAATGCGCTGATTTTTAAATTTAAATGGAATATTTTTTACTTTTTCACGCACCCTGTTTAAAAGTTGCTCAATGTCGTTGGCAGACACGTCAGGGATCAACATGACAAATTCTTCGCCGCCGTAGCGGGCAACAAACTCTGTATCCCGCAGCGAGTTTTTCAGCGCCATGGCGATAACCTGCAGTGTTTTGTCACCGGTACTGTGGCCAAAGTTATCGTTGATGGACTTGAAATGATCTATGTCGGCCACCGCCACCCAAACCGGGTGTTTATTGCGCTGGAAGTTGCGGAACTCCAGCTCCATCCTTTCTTCCATGGCCGCACGGTTGGGCAACTGGGTGAGGGGATCGAGCAGGTTGAGTTTCTGTTGTTCGAACAGACGCTCCTTATAGTTGCAGGCTTCTTCGCTGAGATCGTTCAGCTCCTTGCGCATGGTTTCCATGGACTTGCGCAGCAGTGCCTGTTCCCTTTGTTCAAGGGCCTCTTTTCGGGCGAGTACCGCACGCAAGCTGGCCAGGTGCTCGGTGATTTGGGCCTTGAGCTGGCCTAAGTCATCGGTATCCAATACCGCATCACCGACGCAGTCGACCCGATTGTCGATTTCCCGGTTCAGCTGGTGTCTCAGCTGGTGGCTGCGCTGGGCATGGTTATAGGAGTCGCTGACCACCTCGCGCACCGCCGACAGGGCATCGTTGAGGGCGTAGAGGAATTCCTGGGAAGCACTCTTTTCCCGGGCGATATTGTCCATCAGCAGTGACAATATGGTCTGGTAGGCATCGAGCAGATTTTCTACTTCGACATCGACCGCCAGCATTTCCTTGATTACCAGCACCTGGTCGCGCTGATCCTTGCGGAAATCCAATTCGGCAATCATCTGCGCCAACTCCTGGCCCAGTTGCCTGTGTTTGGGCAGGACGCTCAGCTTCTCGCCGGTCTCGAATTGCTGCGCCAATATGTCTTCATAGAAGCTGACCAGCTGCTCCACCTTGGGAATGTAGTCCCAGACTGTGTGGAAGGGTTTGGCCAGTTCCTGT is part of the Shewanella cyperi genome and encodes:
- a CDS encoding isocitrate dehydrogenase yields the protein MSKRTITVIPGDGIGPSIIDSALKILDKAGCDFEYEFADAGLTALEKHGELLPQRTLDLIEKNRITLKGPLTTPVGEGFTSINVTLRKKFGLYANVRPVLSFKGTQARYDNIDIITVRENTEGMYSGYGQKVSEDGSTAEATSVITRQGAEQITTFAYELARKEGRKKVTIVHKANIMKSTSGLFLKVAREVSQRYPDIITEEMIVDATCMKLVMNPENFDVIVTTNLFGDILSDLCAGLVGGLGMAPGANIGRDAAIFEAVHGSAPDIAGKNLANPTSVILASIQMLEYLGMADKAAAIRNAVSAVIAEGDRTTRDLGGTHGTTDFTQAVLDRL
- a CDS encoding efflux RND transporter permease subunit, with the protein product MLSQFFIRRPIFAAVLSLLFFITGAIAVWQLPITEYPEVVPPTVVVTASYPGANPKVIAETVASPLEQEVNGVENMLYMSSQATADGRMTLTITFAIGTDVDRAQAQVQSRVDRAKPRLPQEVQRLGVVTEKSSPDLTMVVHLTSPDKRYDMLYLSNYAALNVKDELARIKGVGSVQLFGAGEYSLRIWLDPNKVQALGLSAGDVVAAVREQNQQAAAGSLGAQPSGSADFQLLINVKGRLSELSEFEDIIIRVGQDGEIVRLKDVARVELGASSYALRSLLDNQDAVAIPIFQASGSNAIQISDDVRARMAELSLGFPEGLNYEIVYDPTVFVRDSIKAVVKTLLEAILLVVLVVVLFLQTWRASIIPLVAVPVSLVGTFAVMHLMGFSLNALSLFGLVLAIGIVVDDAIVVVENVERNIANGLSPMAATERAMREVTGPIVATTLVLAAVFIPTAFMSGLTGQFYKQFALTITISTFISAINSLTLSPALSALLLKGHDAPKDALTRLMDRLFGTWLFAPFNRLFNRASAGYGFVVRKVIRFGAIVGLLYLALVAATGVLFVKTPTGYVPGQDKQYLVAFAQLPDAASLARTDEVIKRMSAIALDYPGVAHSVAFPGLSINGFTNSTNAGVVFVALDDFDKRQGPEQSAGAIAMALNQQFAAIQDAYIAIFPPPPVQGLGTIGGFRLQIQDRANLGYEALYQVAMQVMYKAWSTPELAGVFSSYQVNVPQLELEVDRTKAKQQAVSLDQVFQTLQTYMGSTYVNDFNRFGRTYQVNMQADEAFRQSPEQIRQLKLPNAHGDMVPLGSFIKVSQSAGPDRVMHYNGFVTAEINGGPAPGYSSGEAQAAIDKILAETLPPGMTYEWTELTYQQILAGNAGLLIYPLVILLVFMVLAAQYESLSLPLAIILIIPMTLLSALSGVLLWGSDNNIFTQIGLIVLVGLATKNAILIVEFAKEKQDHGMAPMEAILEAARLRLRPILMTSIAFIMGVVPMVYSSGAGAEMRQAMGVAVFAGMIGVTLFGLLLTPLFYYGLNRRKARQAALVAVEAEAA
- a CDS encoding acyloxyacyl hydrolase — encoded protein: MHYGSCHSPSAIAVQFWLGLALMLGSMAALAEARQDTPAMLRLSVGQTGIDTAEGREPWHIGLDYRWQPMGSWELVPSIGVLWINGGAHYVYAELKRDFLFDNGWVLTPSFAAGAFDDSEELQLGNELEFRSGLELGYRFDNHYRLGLGVFHTSNGGISDKNPGTESVLLSLSMPM
- a CDS encoding efflux RND transporter periplasmic adaptor subunit gives rise to the protein MSHKLQLRFAGVALAALWLLAGCGQSQAEGAQAPVAPSVDVAQVLEESITEWDEFTGRLQAPEQVLLIPRVSGYLQGVRFREGALVKQGEVLFQIESAPFEAEVARLKAELASAESAEVLARNDYARAEQLFASKAVSAELLDGRLAQKRQAAANVASVKAALVRAELDLSYTQVKAPISGRVSIANVTAGNYVSAGQTELTRLVSTDNMYAYFDVDEQTYLKYAALSRARQLQDPRAGGNPVFMSLVNETGFGHQGQIDFVDNSLNAQTGTIRVRASFDNSDGALLPGLFAKVRLAGSKRYQGILVDDKAIGTDLGSKYVLLLDENNSLVYRQVQLGEKVAGLRIIRSGLTAGDRIVVNGLQRVRPTMQVQPNMVEMAAEEIIENLRRQQAGLFADSPELAKSSGLAKSSELANSPELAKSLEQVNNPELAGSLEPAVNRKTALSPTALNK